A single region of the Halopiger xanaduensis SH-6 genome encodes:
- a CDS encoding DHH family phosphoesterase, which yields MTRASAGEPGADDGDSVVYDLDADCTADDLEQDQPYLAEINGIVDYGVFVDLSESVSGLVHESVLEGTFAVGDELVVELESVRDNGDMAFEPVELDDYTLREVSHDYALTGTDRLEANVGEQIHLEGEVVQVKQTGGPTIFHVADEYGVVPCAAFEEAGVRAYPSVEVGDVVRVTGTPEHREGSVQIEVDGLSKLEGQDADDARERIETALEERAEPHEVEPLIDWPAFEKLRPNLEEVAKRLRRTVLEGRPIRVRHHADGDGMCAAVPVQIALERFIAEVHEDEDAPRHLIKRLPAKAPFYEMEDATRDLNFALEDREKHGQQLPLLLMLDNGSTAEDVPAYETLAHYDIPIVAIDHHHPDPDAVGDLLDAHVNPYLHDEDYRITTGMLCVELARMIYPDLTEELRHVPAVAGLSDRSKADAMEDYLALAAEEGYDEERLQDVSEALDYAAFWLRYNSGDQLIQDLLQIDSDDEDRHRKLVDFFADRAREEVDEQLAAAMPHLEHEELDNGAHLYRIDVENHAHRFTYPAPGKTTGEIHDRKIEETGDPVITVGYGPDFAVLRSDGVRLDIPQMVSELEAEVPGGGVSGGGHLVVGSIKFVKGKREEVIEALVEKMEEAELDEALSSAAPIDD from the coding sequence ATGACACGAGCGTCCGCCGGAGAACCCGGCGCGGACGACGGGGATTCCGTCGTCTACGATCTCGATGCAGATTGCACCGCAGACGATCTCGAGCAAGACCAGCCCTATCTCGCCGAAATTAACGGCATCGTCGACTACGGCGTCTTCGTCGATCTCTCCGAATCCGTCTCCGGTCTCGTCCACGAATCCGTCCTCGAGGGCACCTTCGCCGTCGGCGACGAACTCGTCGTCGAACTCGAGAGCGTCCGCGACAACGGCGACATGGCCTTCGAACCGGTCGAACTCGACGACTACACGCTCCGAGAGGTCTCCCACGATTACGCGCTGACGGGCACCGACCGCCTCGAGGCCAACGTCGGCGAGCAGATCCACCTCGAGGGCGAGGTCGTGCAGGTCAAACAGACCGGCGGCCCGACCATCTTCCACGTCGCCGACGAGTACGGCGTCGTCCCCTGCGCGGCCTTCGAGGAGGCCGGCGTCCGCGCCTACCCCTCGGTCGAGGTCGGCGACGTCGTCCGCGTGACCGGCACCCCCGAACACCGCGAGGGATCGGTCCAGATCGAGGTCGACGGCCTCTCGAAGCTCGAGGGCCAGGACGCCGATGACGCCCGCGAGCGCATCGAGACCGCCCTCGAGGAACGCGCGGAACCCCACGAGGTCGAACCGCTGATCGACTGGCCCGCCTTCGAGAAACTCCGGCCCAACCTCGAGGAGGTCGCCAAGCGACTCCGGCGGACCGTCCTTGAAGGGCGCCCGATCCGCGTGCGCCACCACGCCGACGGCGACGGGATGTGCGCCGCCGTCCCCGTCCAGATCGCCCTCGAGCGATTCATCGCCGAGGTCCACGAGGACGAGGACGCGCCGCGACACCTCATCAAGCGCCTCCCCGCGAAGGCGCCGTTCTACGAGATGGAAGACGCCACGCGCGATCTGAACTTCGCGCTCGAGGACCGCGAGAAGCATGGCCAGCAACTGCCGCTCCTGCTCATGCTGGACAACGGCTCGACGGCCGAGGACGTCCCGGCCTACGAGACGCTGGCCCACTACGACATCCCGATCGTCGCGATCGATCACCACCACCCCGACCCCGACGCGGTCGGCGACCTGCTCGACGCCCACGTCAACCCCTACCTCCACGACGAGGACTACCGGATCACGACGGGGATGCTCTGCGTCGAACTCGCGCGGATGATCTACCCCGACCTCACGGAGGAACTGCGCCACGTCCCCGCCGTCGCCGGCCTCTCGGACCGCTCGAAGGCCGACGCGATGGAAGACTATCTCGCGCTGGCCGCCGAGGAAGGGTACGACGAAGAACGGCTGCAGGACGTCAGCGAAGCGCTGGACTACGCCGCCTTCTGGCTGCGCTACAACTCCGGCGACCAGCTGATCCAGGACCTGCTCCAGATCGACAGCGACGACGAGGACCGCCACCGCAAGCTCGTGGACTTCTTCGCCGACCGCGCCCGCGAGGAGGTCGACGAGCAGCTCGCGGCCGCGATGCCCCACCTCGAGCACGAGGAACTGGACAACGGCGCGCACCTCTACCGGATCGACGTCGAGAACCACGCCCACCGCTTTACCTACCCCGCGCCGGGCAAGACGACCGGCGAGATCCACGACCGCAAGATCGAGGAGACCGGCGACCCGGTCATCACGGTCGGCTACGGACCGGACTTCGCCGTGCTCCGCAGTGACGGCGTCCGCCTGGACATCCCGCAGATGGTCTCGGAACTCGAGGCGGAGGTCCCCGGCGGCGGCGTCTCCGGCGGCGGCCACCTCGTCGTCGGCTCGATCAAGTTCGTCAAGGGAAAGCGCGAGGAAGTGATCGAGGCGCTGGTCGAGAAGATGGAAGAAGCCGAACTCGACGAGGCGCTCTCGAGCGCCGCGCCGATCGACGATTAA
- a CDS encoding universal stress protein, giving the protein MDRALVVAEPTEAATELARMAGSLAEAGDAAVVLIHATTDEEYAARKQAMSSIASSGGTYTTDDAREGARQFAQDLAEEELSTFDIEYETAGYVGEKADAILEAADEHDCDHVYLPGRERSPTGKALFGDATQRVLLEFDGPVTVLTE; this is encoded by the coding sequence ATGGACCGAGCACTTGTCGTCGCTGAACCGACGGAAGCGGCCACGGAACTCGCACGGATGGCAGGATCGCTCGCCGAAGCCGGCGACGCAGCCGTCGTCCTGATCCACGCGACGACGGACGAGGAGTACGCCGCGCGCAAGCAGGCGATGTCGTCGATCGCCAGTTCGGGCGGCACGTACACGACCGACGACGCGCGCGAGGGCGCTCGACAGTTCGCACAGGACCTCGCGGAGGAGGAACTGTCGACGTTCGACATCGAGTACGAAACGGCCGGCTACGTCGGCGAGAAAGCCGACGCTATCCTCGAGGCCGCCGACGAACACGACTGCGATCACGTCTACCTCCCGGGTCGCGAGCGGTCGCCGACGGGTAAGGCGCTGTTCGGCGACGCGACCCAGCGGGTGCTGCTCGAGTTCGACGGGCCCGTGACCGTGCTGACGGAGTAA
- a CDS encoding GntP family permease, which yields MFIPLQGVEFSHSPLLTFFIGLLVVVALLVWLDFPAFIGLILAGFTVGVVNAVFVPDFGPADAATEVAGAFGDNMTGIGIPILAAAIIGKSMLESGAAQRIVRGFQNLLGKDNSDIALLGSSSVLAIPVFFDSVFYLMAPLARSMRARVGRDYTLFLVVVGAGAATAHVFVPPTPGPLAVAAQVGSDLGVTIFIGLITAIPAVTLAGLVYGRWINARLDIPLRDTMATTTEELQEVADRPTSSLPGLLASLSPILVAVGLIGSYTVVDSFQDVLPALGSIEPIVVFVGDKNVALMLAAVVAAYVLYSHNEMTSSEWSEELTEALKSGGNIAAITAAGGAFGAMLAASGIGDYLAGILQEFGIGLLITAWLIAAIVRIAQGSATAAMLTAAGIMAPLTGQLSVSAAYLVMVIGAGGNICSWYNDSGFWLVKEIGGLTQEETLKTWTVLTTIISVSGLITTLVVSSIIPYPFG from the coding sequence ATGTTCATACCACTACAGGGTGTTGAGTTTTCACACAGCCCACTGCTAACGTTCTTCATCGGACTGTTAGTTGTCGTGGCACTGCTCGTCTGGCTCGACTTTCCGGCGTTCATCGGGTTGATCCTCGCCGGCTTTACCGTCGGCGTGGTCAATGCGGTCTTCGTGCCGGATTTCGGACCCGCTGACGCCGCGACCGAAGTCGCGGGAGCGTTCGGTGACAACATGACCGGGATCGGTATTCCGATCCTCGCCGCCGCCATCATCGGCAAATCGATGCTGGAAAGCGGCGCCGCACAGCGTATCGTCCGCGGGTTCCAGAACCTGCTCGGAAAGGACAACTCCGACATCGCGCTGCTCGGCAGCAGTTCCGTGCTCGCGATTCCGGTCTTCTTCGACAGCGTGTTCTACCTCATGGCGCCGCTCGCCCGCTCGATGCGCGCTCGCGTCGGCCGAGACTACACGCTCTTCCTCGTCGTCGTCGGGGCCGGTGCGGCGACCGCACACGTCTTCGTGCCGCCGACGCCCGGCCCGCTGGCCGTCGCTGCGCAGGTCGGCAGCGACCTCGGTGTGACTATCTTTATCGGCCTCATAACGGCGATTCCGGCCGTGACTCTCGCGGGCCTCGTCTACGGCCGCTGGATCAACGCCCGGCTCGACATTCCGCTGCGCGACACCATGGCGACGACCACCGAGGAACTGCAGGAGGTTGCCGACCGACCGACCAGTTCCCTGCCCGGCCTGCTCGCGTCGCTCTCGCCGATTCTGGTCGCCGTCGGCCTCATCGGTTCCTACACCGTCGTCGACTCGTTCCAGGACGTCCTCCCGGCGCTCGGTTCGATCGAGCCGATCGTCGTCTTCGTCGGCGACAAGAACGTCGCGCTGATGCTCGCGGCCGTCGTTGCCGCCTACGTCCTCTACAGCCACAACGAGATGACCTCGAGCGAGTGGAGCGAGGAACTGACCGAGGCCCTCAAAAGCGGCGGTAACATCGCCGCGATTACGGCCGCCGGTGGGGCCTTCGGTGCGATGCTCGCCGCCTCCGGCATCGGCGACTATCTGGCCGGCATCCTCCAGGAGTTCGGTATCGGACTGCTGATCACCGCCTGGCTCATCGCCGCGATCGTCCGCATCGCACAGGGGTCGGCGACCGCCGCGATGCTCACCGCGGCCGGGATCATGGCGCCGCTGACCGGCCAGCTGTCGGTCAGCGCCGCGTACCTCGTCATGGTAATCGGCGCCGGCGGAAACATCTGCTCGTGGTACAACGACTCCGGCTTCTGGCTGGTCAAGGAGATCGGCGGCCTCACGCAGGAGGAGACGCTGAAAACCTGGACCGTCCTGACGACGATCATCTCCGTCTCGGGGCTGATTACGACGCTCGTCGTGTCGTCGATCATCCCGTATCCGTTCGGGTAA
- a CDS encoding Mov34/MPN/PAD-1 family protein, with product MGLLDALFRSNEILGIAEETLEFAIESSEAAHPDEYMGFLRGTEADQLGLDRDGLVITDILVIPGTESNSVSATVKTNQIPNDVKALGSVHSHPNGVLRPSDADLGTFGRGSVHIIIGAPYRRTDWKAFDSQGQRTTLNVIDVELPETEEFFDFTQADIDEELRG from the coding sequence ATGGGGCTGCTCGACGCGCTGTTTCGCTCGAACGAGATCCTCGGCATCGCCGAGGAGACCCTCGAGTTCGCCATCGAGTCCTCGGAGGCGGCCCACCCCGACGAGTACATGGGCTTTCTGCGCGGGACCGAAGCGGATCAGTTGGGGCTGGACCGCGACGGACTCGTCATCACGGACATCCTGGTGATTCCGGGCACCGAGTCCAACAGCGTCAGCGCGACCGTCAAGACGAACCAGATTCCGAACGACGTGAAGGCGTTGGGCAGCGTCCACTCCCACCCGAACGGCGTCCTCCGGCCCAGCGACGCTGACTTAGGAACCTTCGGTCGCGGCAGCGTCCACATCATCATCGGCGCGCCGTACCGCCGGACTGACTGGAAGGCTTTCGACTCCCAGGGACAGCGGACGACCCTGAACGTCATCGACGTCGAACTCCCCGAAACCGAGGAGTTCTTCGACTTCACGCAGGCCGATATCGACGAGGAGTTGCGAGGATGA
- a CDS encoding adenylyltransferase/cytidyltransferase family protein, with translation MTADDTDDGGRGRERDGGSEDGKPARTVIAQGTFDILHPGHVHYLEEAAAMGDELIVIVARKANVDHKEQPICPATQRRDVVGALEAVDEAILGHEEDIFVPIEEIDPDVIALGHDQHHDESAIEAELERRGVDCTVERASGRDPEAGELLSTRHIIDRVLERRG, from the coding sequence ATGACGGCGGACGATACTGACGATGGCGGACGCGGCCGCGAGCGAGACGGCGGCAGCGAGGACGGGAAGCCCGCACGAACCGTCATCGCCCAAGGCACCTTCGACATTCTCCACCCCGGCCACGTCCACTACCTCGAGGAGGCCGCGGCGATGGGCGACGAACTGATCGTTATCGTCGCCCGGAAGGCGAACGTCGACCACAAGGAGCAGCCGATCTGTCCCGCCACGCAGCGCCGGGACGTCGTCGGCGCGCTCGAGGCCGTCGACGAGGCGATCCTGGGCCACGAGGAAGACATCTTCGTCCCGATCGAGGAGATCGATCCCGACGTGATCGCGCTGGGCCACGACCAGCACCACGACGAGTCCGCCATCGAGGCCGAACTCGAACGCCGCGGGGTCGACTGTACGGTCGAGCGCGCGAGCGGTCGCGACCCCGAGGCGGGAGAACTCCTCTCGACGCGCCACATCATCGATCGCGTGCTCGAGCGCCGCGGGTAG